CGGCCAGGTGCCGGGAGATGTCGCCGACGACGACCAGTCGCAGCCGGTAGTTGACGAACTTCTGCATGACCTCGCCGGCGAAGCGGGTGCCCAGCGAGAAGAAGCTCGGGTCGAGCCGGTCGGCCGGCACGGCGACGGCCCTGGCGCCGAGGAAGGCCGCGCCGATCAGGTCCAGCGCGTCGCGCTCGCTGGCGATCGGCGGCCCGGCCGGGTCGCACACCAGCACCGGCACCCCGGCGCGCTGCTGAATCCGGTCACGCATCGGACGCCTCCCCGGCCAGCAGGCCGCCGTCGTGCAGGACAGCTTCGACCAGGCGCAGCAGGTCGGCGGTGGCGGCGGCGTCGCCCAGGATCACGATCTTCATGCGACGGCGCTCCTCGTCGTGGACGGTCTGCACGCGCAGCGGGCGCGCGGGGTCGGGGCCGGTGTTCGCGGCGGCGTGCACCAGGGTGGTGAGCCGGTCGGCGGCGGCCCGGTCGACGCCGTCGACCTGCGCGATGCTCGACACCTCCAGCGCGGGCCGCCCGGCGGGCGGCGTCGGTGCCGGCCGGCCGGTGAGGGCGTCGAGATCGGCGCGGGCGACCCGGTACTGCTTGCCGATGCGCACCGCGCGCAGCCGGCCGGCGCGGATGTAGCCGCGCACGGTGCGCACGTGCAGCCCGAGCAGCTCGGCGACCTGCTCCACCGAGTACATGTCATCGCTCATCGCTCCGTATCGTACGCAGGATAGGGAGCGATAGGGAAGTTGGTGGGGACGACGTCGGCCGGACACCCGCGCGCCACCGACACCCGGCATACTGCCGGCGTGCAACCCCGCTCCGGCTACCTCGACGCCCCCGCGCCGCTGGCGTTCGCCCACCGCGGCGGCGCGGCCGACGGCGACGAGAACACCGCCGCCGCGTTCGCCCGGGCCATCGCCCTCGGCTACCGGTATGTGGAGACCGACGTGCACGCCACCGCCGACGGCGTGGCGGTGATCTTCCACGACGCCACCCTGCGCCGGGTCACCGGCTCCGACGGGCGGATCGCCGACCTGCGCTGGGCCGACCTCGCGTCGGTGCGCGTCGGCGGCGCCGCGGTCGTGCCCCGCCTCGACGAAGTCCTCGCCGCCTGGCCCGAGGTGCGGTTCAACATCGACGTCAAGGCCGACGGCGGGGTCGTGCCGACGCTCGACACGGTCACCCGGGCCGGGGCCGGCGACCGGGTGCTGCTCGCCTCGTTCAGCGACGCCCGGCTCGCCCGGCTGCGCGCCCTGGCCGGGCCGAAGGTCGCCACCAGCCTCGGCATGCGCGGGGTGGCCCGGCTGCGGATGGCCTCGCTGCACGGGCGGTCGTTGCGGCTGCCGCCGTCCGTGGTCGCCGCCCAGGTCCCCGTCCGGTACGGGCGCATCCCGGTGGTCGATCCGCGCTTCATCGCGTACTGCCACCGCATCGGTCTGCAGGTGCACGTCTGGACGATCGACGAACCCGCCGAAATGCACGACTTACTTGATCTTGGTGTGGATGGCATCATGACCGATCACGTCGGCGTGCTGCGCGACGTCTACCGCAGCCGCGGCCACTGGGCCGCCTGAGTCGAAGGACCCCGATGGCCGCAACGGTCGCCCCCACCGTCGACGAGCCCGCCCAGCCGGGCAGCACCCGTCGCGAACGCACCGGCTGGTATTTCTACGACTGGGCGAACTCCGCCTTCCAGACCACCGTGATCACGGTCTTCCTCGGGCCGTTCCTCACCACCGTCACCGAACTGGCCGCAGGGTGTGAACTCGGCGCCCGGAGCAGCTGCCACGGGTACGTGCACCCGCTGGGCATCCGCGTCGCCGCCGGCTCCTACTACCCATACCTGATCTCGCTGTCGGTGTTCCTCACCGTGTTCGTGCTGCCCGTGGTCGGGGCGATCGCCGACCGGTCGCCGCACAAGAAGCGGCTGCTGGCCCTCGCGGCGTTCATCGGCGCCGGCGCCACCATCGGGTTCGCCTTCGTCACCGGCCAGCGCTACCTGCTCGGCGGTGCGCTGTTCCTGATCGCCAACATCTCCTTCGGCGCGGCCGTGGTGGTCTACAACTCGTTCCTGCCGCAGCTCGGCGGCCCCGACGAACGCGACGCCATCTCCAGCCGGGGCTGGGCCATCGGCTACCTCGGCGGCGGGCTGCTGCTCGCCCTGAACCTCGTCGCGGTCACGATGCTCAGCGAGGAGGGCAACCCGCAGCGCACCCTGGACCTGGCCCGCTGGTCCATCGTCTCGGCCGGCGTGTGGTGGGCGGCGTTCACCCTGCTCCCGCTGCGCTGGCTGCGCGAACACCCCGCCGCCGCGGCGGCGGCCCGGGCCCGCGACGGCAACGTGCTCACCGACGGGTTCCGGCAGCTCGGCCACACCCTGCGCAACATCAAGGCGTACCCGCTGACGCTGTTCTTCCTGCTCGCCTTCCTGGTCTACAACGACGGCATCCAGACCGTCATCACCCTGGCCAGCCAGTACGGCACCCAGGAGCTGAAGCTGGAGCAGAGCACCCTGATCGTGACCATCCTGCTGGTGCAGTTCCTCGCCTTCGGCGGCGCGCTCGCCCTCGGCGCGCTGGCCCGGCGCATCGGCGCCTGGAAGACCGTGCTGCTGTCTTTGGTGCTCTGGACCGGTGTGATCATCGCCGCGTTCCGGCTGCCCGCCGAGGCGCCGCTGCCGTTCATGGTCCTCGGCGGCTGCATCGGGCTGGTGCTCGGCGGCAGCCAGGCGCTGAGCCGGTCGCTGTTCAGCCAGCTCATCCCCACCGGCAAGGAGGGCGAGTACTACGGCTTCTACGAGATCAGCGACAAGGGCACCAGCTGGCTCGGCCCGCTCGCCTTCGGCCTGGTGTTCCAGCTCACCGCCTCGTACCGGGTGGGCCTGGTCTCCCTGCTGATCTTCTTCGTGGTCGGGTTCGCGCTGCTGGCCGCCGTGCCGATCCGCCGCGCCATCGTCGCCGCCGGCAACACCCCACCCCGGGTGCTGTAAGGCGGCGCCCGGCCGGCAAGATCCTCTCGCGTCGATGGGCTAGGCTGCCCCGACGTGACCGACGACGCCGCTGCCGCCCCGATCTGCCTGGCCCGGCCCCTCCCCGGCCCCGGCGACGACCCTGCCGGCGGCTGCGCCGCCGCCCGTGCGGTCGACGGACGGCCGCTGCACGCCGCCGCGCTGAAGTTCTTCTGGGGCCCGATGGACTGCGGCAAGTCCACGATGGCCCTGCAGATGAACTACAACCACGCCCGGCAGGGCCGCCGCGGCCTGGTCACCACCCGCATCGACCGCTCGCTCGGCCCGCAGGTCACCACCCGCATCGGGCTGGCCCACTCGGCCGTCGAGGTCACCGACGACCTGGACCTGCGCGACCTGGTCCGCGACGCGTGGGCCGAGGGGGTACGCGTCGACTACCTGATCTGCGACGAGGCGTCCTTCTACAACCTGGAGCACGTCGAGCAGATGGCCGACCTGGTCGACAACTACGACGTCGACGTGTACGCGTTCGGCCTGGCCACCGACTTCCGCTCCTGCCTGTTCCCGGCCGCGCAGCGGCTGTTCGAACTCGCCGACGAGGTGGCCCGCATCCAGGTCGAGGTGCTCTGCTGGTGCGGCCGGGAAGGGCTGCTCAACGCCCGGGTCGTTCACGGGCGGGTGGTCCGCGAGGGCGAGCAGGTCGTCATCGGCGACACGGTGGACAGCGCCGATGTGCGCTACCAGGTGCTCTGCCGCCGGCACTACCGCTCCGGCGACCTCGGCCCGCGCGCCTGATCACTCCTTCGTCACGTCCACGTCGGGCGCGGTCAGAACGGGTCCCCGCACACCCGCCACTTGCCGTCCTCCTGCACCACCGGCAGGCTGCGTTCCTCGCTGGCGCCGCCGTCGCGGGTCAGCCGCACCTTCACCGTCCCGTGCGGGCGACCGCCCCGGGTGGCCACCGACACGTCCGTGATCTCGTAGCCGCTGACCTGCGGCGGGGTGCGTACCCAACTGCTGAAGCCGAGCTGGCTCCACTTCCCGCGGGCCTCCCGGCACAGCTTCCCGTACGCCTGGTCGGTGTCGCCGGCCGCCACCTCCCGGAGGAACGCGTCGGTGGTGTCGCGTACCGGGCCGTTGGACTGCAGCACCACCTGCAGGTTCCACACCGCGACGCCGGCCACCCCGACCAGGCACAGGCCGATTCCCAGCCCGCCGAACAGCGTGCCGGCGCGCATCGGCCGGCGACGTCGGGCCGGCCTGGTCCACCCCTGTTCCCTGCCCATCACCTCCGACCGTAGAGACGCCGACGGGCGCGCGCAGGAACTTGTGCCCCCGGCGCCCCGTCACCGACGCCTCCGGGTGAACCAGTGAGCACGGCCAGGCCCACGGTGAGCACGGCCAGCCCGCCGCACCAGGAAACCGCCGGCAGGTGCTCGCCCACGACCACGACGCCCAGCACCGCCGCGACCGCGGGTTCCGCCAGCGTCAGGGTCGTGGCCGCCTGGGCGGCGGTGTGCCGCAGGCCGTACCCGAAGAGCCGGTACGCGAGGAACGTGGTGACCACGGCGAGGTGTGCGGCCACTGCCGCGCCCCGAAGGGTGAGCAGCCAGTGCGGGCCACCGCCCAGCAGGACGGGCAGGACCAGCAGTGCCGCCGCGCCGAACATCGCCCCCATGACCACGCCGGAGGGGTGTCCGCGGGCGATGAGCTTCCCACCGACGAGTGAATAGCCGGCGTAGGACAGACCGGCCAGGGCGGCCAGTGCCACGCCGGTGACGTCCACGGGTGCGGCGCCACCGGCGAACTCGGGGCCGAGGACCAGGACGGCGCAGCCGATGACCGCCGTCATGGTGGCGCAGGCCCAGCCGAGGGTCGGCCGGGCCTGCCGGGTGAGCCAGGCCAGCAGGCCGGCGAAGACCGGTGCGCTGCCCAGCGCGATCACGGTGGCCACCGCCACACCGCAGCGCGCCACGGCCGGGTAGAAGCTGAGCGGATAGCCGGCCACCGCGACCGCGCCGAGGACGAGCAGCCATCGCTCGTCGCGGCTGCACCTCTTCGGGAGCGAGCGGGCGCCCCGGGTGGAGACGAACAGCAGCAGGCCGCCGAGGGTCAGGCCGGCGGCGCCGGTGCCGGCCGCCGGCGCCCCGGGCGGGGCACGGGAGCTGGCGGTGCCGGTGGTGCCCCACAGCACCGCGGCGGCCAGGATGGGAACCGGCCCGTTGAGGAGGCCGGTGTGGGGGGTCCGGGGGCCGGCGGCAATTGAAGGGGCGAGGGCCGCCAGAGGGGTGTGGTTCGGCACAGTCGTGAACTTCCGTCGTCGAATACCGTCCGGGGAGCTGGCTTCGAAGCGGGCGCACGACACCGGTTGACCGGCTGTCTTGCCGGTCAACCGAGAAGGCGGGTCAAGCCGTCGGCGGGTGCGCCCGGTCAGGCGCCCAGCGGCGGCAGCACGACGTGCCAGTAGGTGTTCACGCGGGGATGCTATCGGGATCTTCGAAACCGGCCGGACGTACCTGCCAGAAGATGTCAGGTTCGGTTGCCAGGATGGGTGGCATGACAATGCACGCCGACCTTGCGATGGTCAACCTCGACAGCTCCGACCCCGTCGCCCACGCCGGGTTCTACTCCCGGGTCCTCGGCTGGGAGGTCACCCACAGCCAGGCCGAATACGCGATGATCAGCAAGGAGGGGGTCTCGATCGGCTTCGGCCTGGTGCCCGGGTACGCGCCGCCGGCCTGGCCGGACGAGACCGCCGGCAAGCGTTACCACCTCGACCTGTACGTCGACGACGTGACCGTCGCCGAGAAGGAGTTCCTGGCGTCCGGCGCGTCGAAGCCGGAGTTCCAGCCGGGCGGGGAGCGGTGGACGGTGCTGGTCGACCCGATCGGCCAGCCGTTCTGCGTCTGCCCACGCCCGCAGGGCTGACCGAGGGCCGGCTCGCCGGGCGGACCCTCGCCCGGCGAGCCGTTCGGCACCGACGTCATGCCCGGCGCGTCATCGCCGGGGGCGGAAAAAGTTATTGATCATGTAAGCGGTGACCTTCGCTCCGATCTTCGCGCCCTCGACGTCGGCGGTGCGGGTGTGGATGCCGCCCCAGATGCGGGCCTCGATGACCTCGGCGATGGCCTGCGAGAAATGACCGAAGTACCGGGTGGTGCCCGAGGCTTCGCTGTATGCGTGGAACGGGATGTCGTCCCGGCCGAAGAAGTGCCGCAGCGCCAACATGCTCGCCGCGGTGAAGCACGTGTGCCCGGACGTGAAGTCGGGGTGCGGCGGCGTGACGAGCAGCGGCATCCAGTCGGGATCGGCGTCGGTGGCCGCGTTGCCGTCGGTGTCGGCC
This sequence is a window from Micromonospora sp. NBRC 110009. Protein-coding genes within it:
- a CDS encoding thymidine kinase yields the protein MTDDAAAAPICLARPLPGPGDDPAGGCAAARAVDGRPLHAAALKFFWGPMDCGKSTMALQMNYNHARQGRRGLVTTRIDRSLGPQVTTRIGLAHSAVEVTDDLDLRDLVRDAWAEGVRVDYLICDEASFYNLEHVEQMADLVDNYDVDVYAFGLATDFRSCLFPAAQRLFELADEVARIQVEVLCWCGREGLLNARVVHGRVVREGEQVVIGDTVDSADVRYQVLCRRHYRSGDLGPRA
- a CDS encoding helix-turn-helix domain-containing protein codes for the protein MSDDMYSVEQVAELLGLHVRTVRGYIRAGRLRAVRIGKQYRVARADLDALTGRPAPTPPAGRPALEVSSIAQVDGVDRAAADRLTTLVHAAANTGPDPARPLRVQTVHDEERRRMKIVILGDAAATADLLRLVEAVLHDGGLLAGEASDA
- a CDS encoding Rv0361 family membrane protein, whose protein sequence is MGREQGWTRPARRRRPMRAGTLFGGLGIGLCLVGVAGVAVWNLQVVLQSNGPVRDTTDAFLREVAAGDTDQAYGKLCREARGKWSQLGFSSWVRTPPQVSGYEITDVSVATRGGRPHGTVKVRLTRDGGASEERSLPVVQEDGKWRVCGDPF
- a CDS encoding DUF4180 domain-containing protein, which encodes MRDRIQQRAGVPVLVCDPAGPPIASERDALDLIGAAFLGARAVAVPADRLDPSFFSLGTRFAGEVMQKFVNYRLRLVVVGDISRHLAASAALRALVAESNRHDHVWFVPDLAALDERLRA
- a CDS encoding EamA family transporter gives rise to the protein MLWGTTGTASSRAPPGAPAAGTGAAGLTLGGLLLFVSTRGARSLPKRCSRDERWLLVLGAVAVAGYPLSFYPAVARCGVAVATVIALGSAPVFAGLLAWLTRQARPTLGWACATMTAVIGCAVLVLGPEFAGGAAPVDVTGVALAALAGLSYAGYSLVGGKLIARGHPSGVVMGAMFGAAALLVLPVLLGGGPHWLLTLRGAAVAAHLAVVTTFLAYRLFGYGLRHTAAQAATTLTLAEPAVAAVLGVVVVGEHLPAVSWCGGLAVLTVGLAVLTGSPGGVGDGAPGAQVPARARRRLYGRR
- a CDS encoding glycerophosphodiester phosphodiesterase family protein; the protein is MQPRSGYLDAPAPLAFAHRGGAADGDENTAAAFARAIALGYRYVETDVHATADGVAVIFHDATLRRVTGSDGRIADLRWADLASVRVGGAAVVPRLDEVLAAWPEVRFNIDVKADGGVVPTLDTVTRAGAGDRVLLASFSDARLARLRALAGPKVATSLGMRGVARLRMASLHGRSLRLPPSVVAAQVPVRYGRIPVVDPRFIAYCHRIGLQVHVWTIDEPAEMHDLLDLGVDGIMTDHVGVLRDVYRSRGHWAA
- a CDS encoding MFS transporter; amino-acid sequence: MAATVAPTVDEPAQPGSTRRERTGWYFYDWANSAFQTTVITVFLGPFLTTVTELAAGCELGARSSCHGYVHPLGIRVAAGSYYPYLISLSVFLTVFVLPVVGAIADRSPHKKRLLALAAFIGAGATIGFAFVTGQRYLLGGALFLIANISFGAAVVVYNSFLPQLGGPDERDAISSRGWAIGYLGGGLLLALNLVAVTMLSEEGNPQRTLDLARWSIVSAGVWWAAFTLLPLRWLREHPAAAAAARARDGNVLTDGFRQLGHTLRNIKAYPLTLFFLLAFLVYNDGIQTVITLASQYGTQELKLEQSTLIVTILLVQFLAFGGALALGALARRIGAWKTVLLSLVLWTGVIIAAFRLPAEAPLPFMVLGGCIGLVLGGSQALSRSLFSQLIPTGKEGEYYGFYEISDKGTSWLGPLAFGLVFQLTASYRVGLVSLLIFFVVGFALLAAVPIRRAIVAAGNTPPRVL
- a CDS encoding VOC family protein; protein product: MTMHADLAMVNLDSSDPVAHAGFYSRVLGWEVTHSQAEYAMISKEGVSIGFGLVPGYAPPAWPDETAGKRYHLDLYVDDVTVAEKEFLASGASKPEFQPGGERWTVLVDPIGQPFCVCPRPQG